In Glycine soja cultivar W05 chromosome 10, ASM419377v2, whole genome shotgun sequence, the genomic stretch taaaaacaactattttattttattaatcaaacAAGCTTAtagattacaaaaaaaaaaaaaacatctataAGGATCTATGAGAATTATATCCTCAAGATCacacaatatttataaatatccaTTTACTCATGAAATCGTATAAAAATACTCATGAATCATGATGAAAACATAAGCGAGGAATTGGGGCATTTGCGTCGGCTTAGACTACACTATTGCCAATTCTATACATAACCTTCGCCAATAATGCGTGAACTTTTTTAAAAGCTAAACTGATTGAAAAATGATTCACAGGGTGAATTTGCATCTACTCTAACTCTCCCTAAAATTACGACTCAATTATTATTGTCACTTTCTTGGTAAACAAGTTGATGTTGGAAgggcaataaaaattattttaattaggttCGGCATCTAGTTTAAGATATTCCCACGCCTTGTCGTTTGGTAATCAACATGCCGCGTGGACTGTATTCTTTTACCAAAATTATAGtcgttaataaatttatatatggtagttttctaaattagaaaaaaataaaaagataaaatcatgTGATTCAACAACtgatatgacaaaaaaaaaatataaatttttcgtaagaatattattatataacacTCTTTTTTAATTCCTCAAGGCATTCCTACATACTTGCGTATAGGAATTCTCCCCCAAACTTGTTCATAACACGAAAATACCACATGAGACACACGTGCTGACCAAGTCAAATGTCGAACTTGCCCCTCAATCCCTCACACTGATCCACCAATGATTCGCTTCCAAGCATTCAAATTACCAACCAAACCGTCCTTCGTAATCAGTTCGTATCAGATCCCATCATACCAAACCCCTTTGTATTCGCGATtgcaatataaataaatttaaatataatattttaatagcaGTGATGataagttgaaaaatgaaagatgGAAGGGTTGGATGGTAATTTGGAGCGAAGTTGAAGTTTGAAAACATTGGAAGGGGACGTAACGGGCATTTTGGAAAATATGATGGGAGCGAAGTGGCAAAAGGGAAAATAAGCATTGCGATTAGCACCAAGCACAAGCAGAGTCGCTCGCGCTGTGTCTAAACTCCAAACGgaagacagagagagagagagagagagagagagagaaatagaaagagaaagaggaacCGTCTCCGTTAAGGTCAAATATCCTCAACCACTAACTAAAAGCGTAACGCCGGAGCTCTCCGCCGCCGCGTACGGCGAATCCCGACGCCTCTTATTTCTTATGCTATATTCGATCGACTGCGTTCCGCGACTCTCGTCGACGGAATTCCCGGTGACTCACCGGTGGCCGGTGGAAAATCGCTTCgttgtttattattatgaagAATCAGAGCAAGGACAACGGTTGCAGCAGCAAGAGCAGCAATGGATTTGTTCCTTCTTCCTTCAAGTTCATATCGTCTTGCATTAAGACCGCCTCCTCCGGCGTCCTCTCCGCCGGAGCCTCCGTCGCCGCCTCCATCTCCGGCGACGGGAATGACCGCAAAGACCAGGTAGCATTTTGCGTCAGTGCTATTCTTCAGTTGTTGCCTTCTGAAATTGCGATTTGTGTGaatgctgataaaaaaatgacaagtcAAACGTGCGTGAGTTTTGATCGTTGAGGAAAATTTAGTGCCGCAAAAACTTGCCAATGCTCGGTTGTCTTTATGTAAATAACTATTATTGTTGCTGAGATACTGTCCCAAATCTCACGGAATGAACCGTTTATTGcgtttttttgtgttttgccTCTAACATTTTAATTGCATTTATTCTGGATTATTGAGTGAAGTTAAGAACTTAATCCACATGGCtatgtttcaaatttttttagtacGCGATTCTAATGGTTTTGTATGGGCGAAGTAAAAGAGGCATGGAATGTTCTGACTAACAATAGCGATTTGTGTAACtccaaaaaattaaagagatattggtttgtttattttatttttcatgattgCAGACCAGAATTAATTTGAGACTGGTTTGTTTGATGATGTAGTTAAACAAATACTAATAGGCCTTGTAAGTGTGGATATGGTAGAACTGGAATATAGAAAAAGGCATTATATACGTGTTAGTTTTTAGAAGCATTCATTGTGGTCTGGTGCTACCAAATAATTTACGGATCCCAATTTGTAGCGATAGAATTGTATTTTGATCAACACTATGCTTTGGCAAACTTCATAATTGCTTTTCAGCTGTAAACTTATCACTTATGAACAAAGGAGTCAGGGTTATTCACCTCTTTATTGTCAAGCAGGTGCTTTGGGCTTGTTTTGATCGGCTAGAACTCGGTCCATCTTCTTTCAAGAATGTCCTCTTACTCGGCTATTCCAATGGATTTCAAGTTCTTGATGTGGAAGATGCCTCTAATGTAAGGGAGCTTGTCTCAAAACGTGATGATCCAGTTTCATTTTTACAGATGCAGCCTGTCCCTGAAATATCAGAAGGCTGTGAAGGATTTAGAGCATCACATCCTTTACTCTTGGTTGTTGCATGTGATAAATCAAAGATCCCTGGTAAAATGCTAAATGTCAGAGATGGCCATAATGAAACTCAAGCGGAAAACATTGTCAGCTCAGCTACAGCAGTTCGGTTTTACTCACTAAGGTCCCATACTTATGTTCATGCTCTGAGATTTCGTTCAACTGTCTACATGGTTAGGTGCAGTCCTCGAATAGTGGCTGTGGGTCTAGCTACTCAAGTAAGTTTTTGACTCGAGTAGTTTTCCAATTTTCTTTTAGACTTATATGTGAAAAATGTACTTTACTTTTTTGAGGAAGTTGAGTTTAGGATTGTTTTGGGTAGATCATGGGCAGGTCTTACCAATTTCCTTTGACATATTGCAAGGTTGAAACTTAGTTTTCTATTTCCATGGGTAAAATCTGTCtaatttgttttcttcatttatatACTTTGCTTGCAGATATATTGTTTTGATGCTCTTACTCTTGAGAATAAGTTCAGTGTTCTCACTTACCCTGTGCCTCAGTTGGGAGGACAAGGAATGATTGGGGTTAATATTGGCTATGGTCCAATGGCTGTAGGGCCCCGGTGGTTAGCTTATGCTTCAAACAGCTCATTGTTGTCAAACACAGGTCGCTTGAGTCCTCAGAGTCTTACTCCTCCTGCTGTCAGCCCATCAACATCACCCAGCAGTGGAAACCCGGTAGCCCGATATGCCATGGAATCTAGCAAGAATTTGGCTGCAGGGCTGATCAATCTTAGTGATATGGGATACAAAACATTGTCTAAATACTATCAAGATCTAATACCTGATGGATCCTGTTCTCCTGTATCTTCAAACTCAAGCTGGAAAGTTAGTCGATTTGCATCAAATTCTACAGAAACAGATCCAGCTGGGATGGTGAGTATTCTGGAAATAACTTGACATGTTATAATCTGATTTTATTTTGCAATGTGCTTGACCCTGACtagatattttctttcttaaagtAATATTGGCATCTGTATTACAATTTGAATGAGACCATCTATTGGTTCAGCTTAGCCATAGAAGAAGAATTTTCTAAGGTAGTTAATAGCACCGAGTATTTTGCTGTAGTCTCTTCTCTTTCCTCGCCCTTCTTTTAATCATTGTTTTATGTCAGTTGAAACAGGAAAGTAATCATTCTATATGCTTGTTGACTAGTACTACTCATTTATTGCAGGTTGTTGTCAAGGATTTTGTTTCTAGAGCTGTTGTAGCACAATTTAGGGCTCATACTAGTCCAATATCTGCATTATGTTTTGACCCAAGTGGGACACTCTTAGTTACAGCCTCAATTCATGgcaacaatattaatatatttcgaATTATGCCATCCTGCTCAAGGAATGGATCGGGTTCACAAAGCAGTGATTGGAGCTATTCACATGTGCACCTTTACAAGCTCCACCGTGGCATGACATCTGCTGTATGCTCCTGTTCTCAGTGTTTCTTTAATGCCTTTTATGTTTAGAACCCAGATTTGATTTTGATCAACTGTTAGTGTAAATCTTTTTGTAATACCATCTAATGATATGTTGACATCATTGAAAGAGTTAAACTTCCTAGGTTCAAAGTTCTTTACTGATTTGACAGTATATGCTTGGATGATAGTGTAAATAACaggatatgaaaattaaatacttCTGTTTATATACTTGAGAAGGGTTTTACTTAATTGTGTATATTATTATACAGGTAATACAAGATATTTGTTTTAGCCATTACAGTCAGTGGGTTGCCATCATTTCCTCTAAGGGAACTTGTCATATTTTTGTTCTTGCCCCATTTGGTGGTGAGACAGTTCTTAAGATGCACGATCAAGACACTGATGGGCCTGCTCTGTTGCCAATTTTTCCTCTGCCATGGTGGTTCACTCCACATTTCACAGTAAACCAGCAGCAGTATTGCCTGACACCCCCACCTCCTGTTGTTCTTTCTGTGGTTAGccgaataaaaaatagtaatgctGGATGGCTCAATACGGTTAGTAATGCTGCGTCTTCTGCGGCAGGGAAAGTCTCAATCCCATCTGGTGCTGTTTCTGCTGTCTTTCATAGTTCCATTCCTTATAATTCACACAATGCATACTcaaaaattcatgccatggaGCACTTATTAGTTTATACCCCTTCTGGTCATTTAATTCAATATAAACTACTGCCACCATTGGTGGCAGAGCCAAGTGAAACTGCTTCAAGAACAGCCCCAGTTCCTTCAGCACAGATACAAGAAGAAGATTTGCGTGTGAAGGTTGAACCTGTTCAATGGTGGGATGTCTGTAGGAGATATGATTGGCCAGAAAAAGAAGTGGGCATATTGGGGAATACTGTTGTTAGACTGGAAGCTGTGGAAATGATCTTGGATAGTTCAGATTATGAAGATAATAATAGTGTCGGGAACAATAATTCTATAAAACTTAATAATGAGCAATGCCACTTCTCAAATGTAGAGGTACATATAAGCTCTGGGCGGATACCAATTTGGCAGGAATCTGAGGTAATCATTTGATTTCTGTGCTGAACATTCTTcaacattattttattctttcaatCAAGATCAAACTATTTTTCGGTCAATTTCAGGTGTCTTTCTTTGTGATGAGTCATTCGGAAGCCGGAGAGCTGAATTTATGTGAACTTAATACAAGTGGAGAAATTGAAATAGAGAATATTCCCGTTAACGAGATTGAAATAAAACAGAAGGATCTGTTGCCCATCTTTGACCATTTCCATAGAATTCAATCTACTTGGGGTGACAGGTAATGATCACATTTATCTCCTTATTGTTGGTTCATTGGATGTCTTGTAGTAACtatccattaaaaaaatttccattCTAGATACATTCAATTGGGATATCAGTCTCAGATTTTCTACACTGATGAATATGTTTGAGTCTCCTCTTAGAGTTGtcaaagattaatttttaagttaCAGTTAGTGCCTGATCTTGCTCTTTACTGCTCTGCGTTTCTTTTATCCTTGCAATTTCTTGCTGAGATGCTACTCTCCTGTTTCCACTTCCTTTCTTTTGTTGCAATGGTAGGGTGTTCACCAGCTATTTCCTCTCGTCTCCagcctttttttctttctccaattcttcttttgttgtttttcttgattctttttttggtCCATCCagcaattttgatttttctctGCTACCATGGTTCTTTTCTTGCCTATTGATCCCAAGAACTTCATCCCCACTTCTGTTTTCTTCCTCCTCTAAATCTTGAAGACAAGCCCAAAGATATGATTCCACTTGAGCACAACCTTCTCGAAGGTCAACCTGGTAACCTTCTAGTTGCTCTTTTCCAAGAACACACCTCCATTGCAGAGCTTATCCTCTCAATGCAAATTCAGCAACGCACAATATTTTCTCCTCCTCACATACTCCAATGGTTCCAAACTACTGTCTAATTTGAGCAGCCCTCATTAAGCTTCTTTCCCATCAAATCTTGGCATCATTTTACGAACAATTTGCACGCAGCTCCAAGATCAGAGCTCTGATACTAGTTGATAGAAACTTGATCAGAATTACATAAAGAAAATTACCTGACTTGTGGAACTTCGAGGGTCTGCACCTCCCAATGCCCAAAACAAATGACAAGATGATCTCTCTTCCCTCCCCTCTTATTTTTTTGGGCAACATGCCTTATTTCTGTAACCAATTTTCCTAACTAATGAACAAACTAATGGATATCTAtcactttgtttatttttatctatcatTAGCGATGCAGCTATAATCTTATGTGCTATCTGGAAATGCTTTATTtaagtttgaaaaatataatataactagGAAGTCATGACTCATGAGTTTGAAACATCCTGTTTGTGTCAAGCTTCTATTATCCTATCCTTTCCCTCTTGCTTTTACATGGTTTATATATGGAGTCTAGCTATGGATAGTTTTATAGTGAGACTTTAAACTTTAACTTGATTCTGTGTTTACTGACCAAAGATATTGAGTGTTTAGGGGAGCATTGTTTAATTTGTCATTCGTTTGAATTTATGTTTGGACAGTTGCTTCATCTTTGTACTAACTTGTGACTGAAATTTGAAAACATCTGTATAACTGTCCATGCACACGCTAACAAATTCTACAACTTTTGTCAGAGGTATTGTTATGGGAAGATGCTCTAGCTCTTCATCTGATTCACATGGAACTGAAGAGAAGTTGTCAGAAGATGCTGCAATTTTCCATTCAAAGTTGATGGTACCTGGCTTAGCTGAAAAGACATTTGTTGGTAAGATAAGCAATTCAATCTGAAATCTtctgttatattttttagtgaACTATGCAGCTCACTTGTTCTTGACTACTATTATCTTAGACTTGTTTgcaattttttcttcaattaactTGCCTAATAATGAGATTAATTGCAAGAACAGAGAGGTAGTTGTATTGGTATCACCTCTTTTAAgcctcaaaagtcaaaactgtTGACAAAAATGATGTTTCCGCAGGTGCCTCAAATTTTGCAGATGGTGCAAGTGCAAAGTTAAAATCATCAAAACATGAAAAAGCCGGTGACAGTTTCAATTCAAGCTTAAGTGGCTGTGATTTGAATATGAATGTCACTCGCGAGGAGTCAATAAGTGACTCACCAGACTTTGAGCAATGTTTTCAAGAAGGTTATTGTAAAGCATCAGTTGACT encodes the following:
- the LOC114370931 gene encoding autophagy-related protein 18h-like isoform X1, yielding MKNQSKDNGCSSKSSNGFVPSSFKFISSCIKTASSGVLSAGASVAASISGDGNDRKDQVLWACFDRLELGPSSFKNVLLLGYSNGFQVLDVEDASNVRELVSKRDDPVSFLQMQPVPEISEGCEGFRASHPLLLVVACDKSKIPGKMLNVRDGHNETQAENIVSSATAVRFYSLRSHTYVHALRFRSTVYMVRCSPRIVAVGLATQIYCFDALTLENKFSVLTYPVPQLGGQGMIGVNIGYGPMAVGPRWLAYASNSSLLSNTGRLSPQSLTPPAVSPSTSPSSGNPVARYAMESSKNLAAGLINLSDMGYKTLSKYYQDLIPDGSCSPVSSNSSWKVSRFASNSTETDPAGMVVVKDFVSRAVVAQFRAHTSPISALCFDPSGTLLVTASIHGNNINIFRIMPSCSRNGSGSQSSDWSYSHVHLYKLHRGMTSAVIQDICFSHYSQWVAIISSKGTCHIFVLAPFGGETVLKMHDQDTDGPALLPIFPLPWWFTPHFTVNQQQYCLTPPPPVVLSVVSRIKNSNAGWLNTVSNAASSAAGKVSIPSGAVSAVFHSSIPYNSHNAYSKIHAMEHLLVYTPSGHLIQYKLLPPLVAEPSETASRTAPVPSAQIQEEDLRVKVEPVQWWDVCRRYDWPEKEVGILGNTVVRLEAVEMILDSSDYEDNNSVGNNNSIKLNNEQCHFSNVEVHISSGRIPIWQESEVSFFVMSHSEAGELNLCELNTSGEIEIENIPVNEIEIKQKDLLPIFDHFHRIQSTWGDRGIVMGRCSSSSSDSHGTEEKLSEDAAIFHSKLMVPGLAEKTFVGASNFADGASAKLKSSKHEKAGDSFNSSLSGCDLNMNVTREESISDSPDFEQCFQEGYCKASVDCRESTEVITDVDCSSPCGREKSDEDGDNDDMLGDVFDFSEEGDFLATS
- the LOC114370931 gene encoding autophagy-related protein 18h-like isoform X2; this translates as MKNQSKDNGCSSKSSNGFVPSSFKFISSCIKTASSGVLSAGASVAASISGDGNDRKDQVLWACFDRLELGPSSFKNVLLLGYSNGFQVLDVEDASNVRELVSKRDDPVSFLQMQPVPEISEGCEGFRASHPLLLVVACDKSKIPGKMLNVRDGHNETQAENIVSSATAVRFYSLRSHTYVHALRFRSTVYMVRCSPRIVAVGLATQIYCFDALTLENKFSVLTYPVPQLGGQGMIGVNIGYGPMAVGPRWLAYASNSSLLSNTGRLSPQSLTPPAVSPSTSPSSGNPVARYAMESSKNLAAGLINLSDMGYKTLSKYYQDLIPDGSCSPVSSNSSWKVSRFASNSTETDPAGMVVVKDFVSRAVVAQFRAHTSPISALCFDPSGTLLVTASIHGNNINIFRIMPSCSRNGSGSQSSDWSYSHVHLYKLHRGMTSAVIQDICFSHYSQWVAIISSKGTCHIFVLAPFGGETVLKMHDQDTDGPALLPIFPLPWWFTPHFTVNQQQYCLTPPPPVVLSVVSRIKNSNAGWLNTVSNAASSAAGKVSIPSGAVSAVFHSSIPYNSHNAYSKIHAMEHLLVYTPSGHLIQYKLLPPLVAEPSETASRTAPVPSAQIQEEDLRVKVEPVQWWDVCRRYDWPEKEVGILGNTVVRLEAVEMILDSSDYEDNNSVGNNNSIKLNNEQCHFSNVEVHISSGRIPIWQESEVSFFVMSHSEAGELNLCELNTSGEIEIENIPVNEIEIKQKDLLPIFDHFHRIQSTWGDRGIVMGRCSSSSSDSHGTEEKLSEDAAIFHSKLMVPGLAEKTFVGASNFADGASAKLKSSKHEKAGDSFNSSLSGCDLNMNVTREESISDSPDFEQCFQEGYCKASVDCRESTEVITDVDCSSPCGREKSDEDGDNDDMLGDVFDFSEEG